A window of the bacterium genome harbors these coding sequences:
- a CDS encoding DUF190 domain-containing protein, with translation MEKFVGENVLMRIFIGEGDKFGGRPLHEALVDLFKKEGFHGATVLRGVAGFGAHSVYHTDRILRLSRDLPIIVEVVDTRENVDRVMPKLDGMMADGLITIEKATVIRYTHRHAE, from the coding sequence ATGGAGAAGTTCGTCGGCGAGAACGTCCTGATGCGCATCTTCATCGGGGAGGGGGACAAGTTCGGCGGCCGCCCCCTGCACGAGGCGTTGGTGGACCTCTTCAAGAAGGAGGGATTCCACGGGGCAACGGTGCTTCGCGGGGTCGCGGGGTTCGGGGCGCACAGCGTGTACCACACCGACAGGATCCTCCGTCTTTCACGGGACCTCCCGATCATCGTGGAGGTGGTCGACACGCGGGAGAACGTCGACCGGGTGATGCCGAAGCTGGACGGGATGATGGCCGATGGCCTGATCACGATCGAGAAGGCCACGGTCATCCGATACACCCACAGGCATGCGGAGTAG
- a CDS encoding dynamin family protein produces the protein MDFSGTVARVGAICRCFRIDSLAPQLSACEEMLGDGGVVDVAVLGQFKAGKSSFLNGLIGGAVVPVDVLPSTAVVTRIGYGPRERVTVHGLGGEPFEIPLVRLAEFVTERGNPGNEKRVAVVDVELPSLSPYQGVRFVDTPGLGSVFAHNTRVSRDWMPRVGAALVAVSVNHPLSEDDLLLLNDVSLHTPEAALLLTKADLVSGEELASVIEFTGNQANSRTGKEWRILPVSNRPGFEGMRRDVAEYVRERIAGRREEAFGEIARHKVHALAAGCREYLNLAERAAAAADTARSDLVEALARERRGFASVKGELRLLCNHLQAEVRTAADERFHAHHGEVTGRVTANLREAMTGWKGHLGRVTREFEGWLADAMMEEMGAISLHGEGHLAGYLFRAQASVERSVRAFADRLAGEIERALGIRFDGARFDSRVEEPAHPDIRLSPTFDTHFELLWFLIPMGVFRPLVRRHFLRRIPWEVEKNLSRVAAQWADAIGASIDGLFRDATAFLEREVGTIAGLVGEADAGDRVREIQAALGELAALESEVS, from the coding sequence ATGGATTTTTCCGGAACCGTCGCCCGCGTCGGCGCGATCTGCCGGTGTTTCAGGATCGACTCCCTGGCGCCGCAGCTCTCCGCGTGCGAGGAGATGCTGGGAGACGGCGGCGTGGTGGACGTGGCCGTTCTCGGGCAGTTCAAGGCGGGAAAGAGCTCGTTCCTGAACGGGCTGATCGGCGGCGCCGTCGTGCCGGTCGACGTCCTGCCGTCGACGGCCGTGGTCACCAGGATCGGGTATGGGCCGAGGGAGCGGGTCACCGTCCACGGCCTTGGCGGGGAACCGTTCGAGATCCCGCTGGTCCGGCTGGCCGAGTTCGTCACGGAGCGGGGGAACCCCGGCAACGAAAAGCGGGTGGCGGTGGTCGACGTGGAACTTCCCTCCCTCTCGCCGTACCAGGGAGTCCGGTTCGTCGACACGCCGGGGCTGGGCTCCGTCTTCGCCCACAACACGCGGGTGTCGAGAGACTGGATGCCTCGCGTCGGCGCGGCCCTCGTCGCCGTCAGCGTCAACCACCCCTTGTCCGAGGACGATCTCCTGCTCCTCAACGACGTCTCCCTGCATACTCCCGAGGCGGCGCTCCTGCTGACGAAGGCGGACCTGGTGTCCGGGGAGGAACTCGCATCGGTGATCGAATTCACCGGGAACCAGGCGAATTCCCGGACGGGGAAGGAGTGGAGGATTCTCCCCGTCTCCAACCGTCCCGGCTTCGAGGGGATGCGCAGGGATGTGGCGGAGTACGTGCGGGAACGGATCGCGGGACGGCGGGAGGAGGCGTTCGGAGAGATCGCGCGTCACAAGGTCCATGCGCTTGCCGCCGGGTGCCGGGAATACCTGAACCTGGCGGAACGCGCGGCGGCGGCGGCCGACACCGCCCGGTCCGATCTCGTCGAGGCGCTGGCGCGCGAGCGGCGCGGCTTCGCTTCCGTCAAGGGGGAGCTTCGGCTTCTCTGCAACCACCTCCAGGCCGAGGTCCGGACCGCGGCGGACGAGCGGTTTCACGCCCACCACGGCGAAGTGACGGGACGGGTGACCGCGAATCTCCGGGAGGCGATGACGGGGTGGAAGGGGCACCTCGGACGGGTGACCCGGGAGTTCGAGGGGTGGCTCGCCGACGCGATGATGGAGGAGATGGGGGCGATCTCCCTGCACGGCGAGGGACACCTGGCGGGCTATCTCTTCCGGGCGCAGGCGAGCGTCGAGCGGTCGGTGCGGGCCTTCGCGGACCGGCTGGCGGGGGAGATCGAACGCGCCCTCGGGATCCGCTTCGATGGGGCCCGTTTCGATTCCCGGGTAGAGGAACCGGCCCACCCCGACATCCGGCTCTCCCCCACGTTCGACACCCACTTCGAGCTGCTCTGGTTCCTTATCCCGATGGGGGTCTTCCGCCCGCTGGTCCGCAGGCATTTCCTGCGCAGGATCCCGTGGGAGGTCGAGAAGAACCTCTCCCGCGTGGCGGCCCAGTGGGCCGACGCCATCGGCGCCTCGATCGACGGTCTATTCCGCGACGCGACGGCGTTCCTCGAGCGCGAGGTCGGGACGATCGCGGGGCTGGTCGGCGAAGCCGACGCGGGGGACCGGGTCCGGGAGATCCAGGCCGCGCTCGGGGAGCTTGCCGCCCTCGAATCCGAGGTATCCTGA